One segment of Schistocerca cancellata isolate TAMUIC-IGC-003103 chromosome 2, iqSchCanc2.1, whole genome shotgun sequence DNA contains the following:
- the LOC126162275 gene encoding uncharacterized protein LOC126162275 isoform X1, which produces MKAALLLVAALVAVAEVHGQPEESTTANIGNENLSTGNITAENRFLGRSSNTEDDDDTICVAADNKFYLYANSLKLYSCYNELPKVYVVKPKSQCKPYLSDCPRN; this is translated from the exons CACTTGTAGCAGTGGCGGAGGTCCACGGACAACCAGAAGAGTCGACCACCGCCAACATCGGGAATGAGAATCTAAGCACCGGAAATATCACGGCTGAGAATAGATTTCTGGGGAGGTCGTCCAACACGGAAGATGACGATGATACCATTTGTGTCGCAGCTGACAACAAGTTCTACTTGTATGCTAATTCGTTGAAGCTGTATTCTTGCTACAACGAACTACCGAAAG TTTACGTGGTTAAACCAAAGAGTCAATGCAAACCATACCTGTCAGATTGTCCCAGGAACTAG